One Sus scrofa isolate TJ Tabasco breed Duroc chromosome 10, Sscrofa11.1, whole genome shotgun sequence genomic window carries:
- the LOC110255693 gene encoding coiled-coil domain-containing protein 144B-like, with protein MPQEPEPSKECGREDLSVYSGLPCVEKCEEMWNKQGKLEWKNNLKRVTEELKQKFGAICEKCKIPLGPEQEPPHDNSRKGADVQETLSTLTKNTLDGEEKDAGVSLSVVFQSFPQQKGPSLENVSPSYSHSGSPRYACQSSSKLYLNENKLNYKSGQPDTEQVFNRYKESFYNGTENKKGRTPVVIFEVKEDQEFDMQMLQSRTQCATNWKSDIGHLSQSGDPKSPFDLWLARSSEMKHMIHIKSDGISAVTNTSKKTKPVQDWFQRSLHTDNCSANNYKSMEPELGNGSSPSNSNRTSKVYLSEELQQDMQRFKNEIGMLQVEFLALEQEKIQLQKEVEVHLLQLCFCLFVSYLIHSDFSTYEHSLCIKRGHLYM; from the coding sequence ATGCCTCAAGAACCAGAACCGAGTAAGGAATGTGGTAGAGAGGACCTGTCTGTATATTCAGGACTTCCTTGTGTGGAAAAGTGTGAGGAAATGTGGAACAAGCAAGGCAAATTAGAGtggaaaaataacttaaaacgCGTCACAGAGGAGTTAAAACAGAAGTTTGGTGCAATTTGTGAAAAATGCAAAATTCCTCTTGGTCCTGAGCAAGAGCCACCGCATGATAACTCCAGAAAAGGAGCAGACGTACAGGAAACACTCTCTACTTTGACAAAAAATACACTGGATGGTGAGGAAAAAGATGCTGGAGTATCTCTCTCTGTAGTATTCCAGTCATTTCCTCAACAGAAAGGGCCCAGTCTTGAAAATGTTTCTCCGTCGTATTCACACTCTGGGTCCCCAAGATACGCTTGTCAGTCATCTTCAAagctttatttaaatgaaaataaattaaactatAAAAGTGGTCAGCCAGACACTGAACAAGTTTTTAACAGATACAAGGAGAGTTTTTATAAtggtacagaaaataaaaaaggaaggaccCCAGTAGTTATTTTTGAAGTGAAAGAAGACCAAGAGTTTGATATGCAGATGTTACAAAGCAGAACTCAATGTGCCACTAATTGGAAATCAGACATTGGACACCTATCTCAGTCTGGTGATCCCAAAAGCCCTTTTGATTTGTGGCTTGCCCGCTCCAGTGAAATGAAACACATGATTCACATAAAAAGTGACGGTATTTCTGCTGTTACAAATACTTCTAAGAAAACCAAACCAGTACAAGACTGGTTCCAGAGGTCCTTGCATACAGATAATTGCAGTGCTAATAACTATAAAAGCATGGAACCCGAATTAGGAAATGGGAGTTCTCCGTCGAATAGTAACAGAACATCCAAAGTATATCTAAGCGAAGAATTACAGCAAGATATGCAAAGGTTTAAGAATGAGATAGGCATGTTACAAGTAGAGTTCCTGGCTTTGGAACAAGAGAAAATTCAACTTCAGAAAGAGGTAGAGGTTCATTTGCTGCAGCtttgtttttgcctctttgtCAGTTATCTGATCCATTCTGATTTTTCCACTTATGAACATAGCTTATGTATAAAACGGGGTCATCTATACATGTAA